In Harpia harpyja isolate bHarHar1 chromosome Z, bHarHar1 primary haplotype, whole genome shotgun sequence, a single window of DNA contains:
- the LOC128137318 gene encoding uncharacterized protein LOC128137318 codes for MTFLDDCLLELDGTGNMLAALLGDSKMMRTVAFAGKNDFSRLSRDEVITLPRLAVETPHQPSAPAISLKPRREPAPWGGGARRVSVLDPVFLAQRRVSLARQRAKEGERAKEGERAKAKEAGQARVLPVIREKSHEELKQPRPPAQPRLQLPACVPQPSGTGTGSLRAERAEKRLRLLMASKRREVEADVWRQYHANRAGRNTERGQSPCRHVFEDPYRPPHLLRKAYAEKLKEGLQEKERCQSAARQRASEGPAELHLPGRAWADKGEKTRLLERRGKAQGLPATPRS; via the exons ATGACCTTCTTGGATGACTGCCTGCTGGAGCTGGACGGCACGGGCAACATGCTGGCAGCTCTTCTCGGG GACTCCAAGATGATGCGTACCGTGGCCTTCGCGGGCAAAAACGATTTTAGTCGGCTCAGTCGAGACGAGGTCATCACGCTGCCAAG GCTTGCAGTTGAGACCCCCCACCAACCGTCGGCCCCTGCGATTTCTCTGAAGCCCAGGAGAGAGCCGGCGCCTTGGGGCGGGGGTGCCCGCAGAG TGAGCGTGCTGGACCCGGTGTTCCTGGCTCAGCGGAGGGTTTCTCTAGCCAGGCAGCGGGCGAAGGAAGGCGAGCGGGCGAAGGAAGGCGAGCGGGCGAAAGCCAAGGAAGCTGGCCAGGCCAG AGTCCTGCCAGTAATCCGGGAGAAGTCCCACGAGGAGCTGAAGCAGCCCAGACCTCCAGCTCAGCCGCGGTTGCAGCTCCCTGCGTGTGTTCCGCAGCCTTCGGGAACG GGAACGGGCTCGCTCCGTGCCGAGAGGGCAGAAAAACGGCTCCGGCTGCTGATGGCATCCAAGCGCCGAGAGGTGGAAGCGGACGTGTGGCGCCAATACCATGCCAACAGAGCGGGGCGGAACACGGAGCGAGGCCAG AGCCCCTGCCGCCACGTGTTTGAGGATCCCTATCGCCCTCCCCACCTCCTGAGAAAGGCCTATGCCGAGAAGCTgaaggaggggctgcaggagaaggagagatgCCAAAGCGCTGCAAGGCAGAGAGCGTCAGAGGGGCCGGCAGAGCTGCACCTCCCGGGGAGAGCGTGGGCAGA CAAGGGGGAGAAGACGAGGCTGTTGGAGCGGCGTGGGAAGGCCCAGGGACTGCCAGCCACGCCACGAAGCTGA